Proteins encoded within one genomic window of Pseudalkalibacillus sp. SCS-8:
- a CDS encoding methionine ABC transporter ATP-binding protein, whose product MITLKDIKKVFQTKDGAVNAVDGVNLTIEKGEIFGIIGYSGAGKSTLIRMLNMLERPTEGSVDMNGQTLTNLSSKELRTARQRIGMIFQHFNLLWSRTVHENIAFPLEIAGVEKEEREKLVNELIDLVGLNGRGESYPSQLSGGQKQRVGIARALANNPDVLLCDEATSALDPKTTDSILNLLVDINQKLGLTIVLITHEMHVIRKICNQVAVMEDGKVVEQGPVLDVFRNPEQSITKNFVKQVTEPEETDETIQHLIDKGDQHRVVKLTFVGGKAEQPLISDLIRKFQININILQGKISHTREGAYGTLFIQMEGEPTELENAISYIRQQDVEVEVMIHDNSIS is encoded by the coding sequence ATGATTACGCTTAAAGACATAAAGAAAGTCTTCCAAACCAAAGATGGTGCTGTGAATGCTGTCGATGGCGTAAACCTCACCATTGAAAAAGGGGAGATTTTCGGGATTATCGGATATAGTGGTGCTGGGAAAAGTACGCTGATTCGTATGCTGAATATGCTTGAAAGACCGACTGAGGGCTCAGTCGATATGAACGGGCAGACGTTAACCAATTTAAGCAGCAAAGAGCTTCGTACAGCCCGTCAACGCATCGGGATGATTTTTCAGCATTTCAACCTGTTATGGAGCCGTACTGTTCATGAAAACATTGCGTTCCCATTAGAAATAGCTGGAGTCGAAAAAGAAGAACGCGAGAAGCTAGTGAATGAGTTGATTGACCTGGTGGGTCTGAATGGCCGCGGTGAATCCTACCCCTCTCAGCTGAGTGGGGGCCAAAAGCAACGTGTTGGAATCGCTCGTGCGCTTGCAAACAATCCGGATGTTCTTCTGTGTGATGAAGCAACATCAGCCCTCGATCCGAAAACAACGGATTCGATATTGAATTTACTCGTTGATATCAATCAAAAGCTCGGATTGACAATTGTCCTTATCACACATGAGATGCATGTTATCCGTAAAATCTGTAATCAGGTTGCTGTGATGGAAGATGGGAAGGTCGTTGAACAAGGACCTGTTCTGGACGTATTCCGGAACCCTGAGCAATCCATTACGAAGAATTTCGTCAAACAGGTCACTGAACCTGAAGAAACAGATGAGACGATTCAGCATCTTATTGATAAAGGAGACCAACATAGGGTGGTCAAGCTTACTTTTGTTGGCGGGAAAGCTGAACAACCGCTCATCAGCGACCTGATCCGTAAATTTCAAATTAATATCAACATCCTTCAAGGGAAAATCTCTCATACGAGAGAAGGGGCATACGGAACACTGTTCATCCAAATGGAGGGTGAACCAACTGAACTTGAAAACGCAATAAGCTACATCAGACAGCAAGATGTGGAAGTCGAGGTGATGATCCATGACAACTCTATTTCCTAA
- the sigI gene encoding RNA polymerase sigma-I factor, producing MTSMNMNLLVKPTFNKTLKKNVTIEDKVKQIARGDERLRNELLEDYQPFIKKVTSKVCNQYIDQSRDEYSIGLTAFNEAINQYQEGQGSRFLTFADMVIRRRVIDFIRKEARQNRYVFLEPEELDEEGRLEDSYAEQQAAIHHYDQQQQVENRVFEIEEYRELLKEYGITFKVLSKNCPKHIDARENAKKIAQLLAEDEKLAAYLKEKKQLPIKDLLNMVSCSRKTIERNRKYIIAIALIYIGGYTSLKSYIEPSD from the coding sequence ATGACATCAATGAATATGAACTTATTAGTAAAACCGACTTTTAATAAAACACTCAAGAAAAACGTTACGATTGAAGATAAAGTAAAACAAATTGCTCGTGGAGATGAAAGACTTCGAAACGAGTTATTGGAGGATTATCAACCCTTCATTAAGAAAGTGACATCTAAAGTATGCAATCAATATATTGATCAATCGCGTGATGAATATAGTATCGGATTGACGGCTTTTAATGAAGCGATCAACCAATATCAAGAAGGACAAGGAAGCCGTTTCTTGACGTTCGCAGATATGGTCATCCGAAGACGGGTGATTGATTTCATCCGTAAAGAAGCTCGACAAAACCGTTATGTGTTTCTCGAGCCTGAAGAACTTGATGAAGAAGGCAGACTTGAAGACAGTTATGCAGAACAACAAGCTGCTATTCACCATTATGATCAACAGCAACAAGTAGAAAACCGTGTATTTGAAATTGAAGAATATCGGGAATTGTTAAAGGAATATGGCATTACTTTCAAAGTTTTAAGCAAAAACTGCCCGAAGCACATCGATGCTCGTGAAAATGCCAAGAAAATTGCACAATTACTCGCTGAAGATGAAAAGCTGGCTGCCTATCTTAAAGAGAAGAAGCAGCTACCGATAAAAGATTTATTAAATATGGTCTCTTGCAGTCGTAAAACAATTGAACGGAATCGAAAATATATAATAGCAATTGCATTGATCTATATTGGAGGGTATACATCGCTCAAATCTTACATTGAGCCCTCCGATTGA
- a CDS encoding thioredoxin family protein: protein MIQETTYSTILQKRFNRKRMIVFFYTPLCGTCKLAKKMLEVALEAGEGSDSREVLACNLNQMPAIARDWEITSVPCVVFIDEGRFIDKVYSIRSVDHIYSKIKEFHQNAKKSSG from the coding sequence ATGATCCAAGAAACAACCTATTCAACAATCCTTCAGAAGCGATTTAACCGTAAACGAATGATTGTATTTTTTTATACCCCCTTATGCGGTACGTGTAAGCTGGCCAAGAAAATGCTGGAGGTAGCATTGGAAGCCGGAGAGGGTTCGGATTCTCGTGAAGTTCTAGCATGTAATCTGAACCAGATGCCTGCCATCGCGAGAGATTGGGAAATCACAAGTGTACCCTGTGTCGTTTTTATAGACGAGGGAAGGTTTATCGATAAGGTGTATTCCATCCGTTCAGTTGACCATATCTACAGTAAAATCAAAGAATTCCACCAAAATGCAAAAAAAAGTAGTGGATAA
- a CDS encoding PQQ-dependent sugar dehydrogenase, giving the protein MKRLFMMVLLIGGLIGCSSDQTEQSADDSTTEPAAETVQNVAQHEDATILANRLRVPWQINHINETVFYLSGRSGEIYSIKGDSKQKQSVDLNKEIIAETEGGLLGFLILDGTSEPLEAILYHTYEEDGERLNRVVKVQKQKSVWKETDTLVEGIPGGRIHNGGRLAIGPDDALYITTGDAGHSSLAQDKESLAGKILRINLDGTIPKDNPFPDSPVYSYGHRNPQGLGWTSDGKMYSTEHGSRGHDELNLILSGGNYGWPVIQGDEEEDGMKTPLFHSGDETWAPAGLAIDGSKIYVAFLAGEQIRVFDLETGTHELWKDGFGRMRDVIIRNGNLYTITNNTDGRGSPKKDDDKLIKFPLD; this is encoded by the coding sequence ATGAAACGATTGTTTATGATGGTTTTGCTGATTGGCGGTCTTATTGGCTGTTCATCCGATCAGACAGAACAATCTGCTGATGACTCGACGACCGAACCTGCAGCGGAGACGGTTCAAAATGTTGCTCAGCATGAGGATGCAACGATACTCGCCAACCGATTAAGGGTACCATGGCAAATCAATCATATAAATGAGACGGTTTTCTATTTATCTGGACGATCTGGTGAAATTTATAGCATTAAAGGAGACTCAAAACAAAAGCAAAGCGTCGATCTCAACAAAGAAATCATAGCTGAAACCGAGGGAGGCCTGCTTGGCTTTCTTATCCTGGATGGTACGAGTGAACCCTTAGAGGCCATTTTGTACCATACATATGAAGAAGATGGAGAGCGTCTGAACCGTGTTGTCAAAGTACAAAAACAAAAGAGCGTTTGGAAGGAAACCGATACCCTTGTTGAAGGGATTCCTGGAGGGAGGATCCATAACGGGGGACGATTAGCAATCGGGCCGGATGATGCCCTTTACATCACCACTGGAGATGCTGGCCACAGCTCTCTAGCACAAGATAAGGAAAGTCTTGCTGGTAAAATTCTTAGAATTAATCTGGATGGAACGATTCCAAAGGATAACCCTTTCCCTGATTCACCGGTTTATTCATATGGCCATCGGAATCCGCAAGGACTTGGCTGGACTTCAGATGGAAAAATGTATAGTACCGAGCATGGTTCCCGTGGGCACGATGAGCTGAATCTCATCCTTTCTGGTGGCAATTACGGATGGCCAGTCATACAGGGGGATGAGGAAGAGGATGGGATGAAGACACCCCTGTTCCATTCAGGTGATGAAACCTGGGCACCGGCAGGTCTTGCGATTGATGGGAGTAAAATCTATGTTGCCTTTCTAGCTGGTGAACAAATCAGAGTTTTTGATTTGGAGACTGGAACTCATGAATTGTGGAAAGATGGCTTTGGCAGGATGAGAGATGTTATCATAAGGAATGGAAACCTTTATACGATTACGAACAACACTGATGGTAGAGGGAGTCCGAAGAAAGATGATGATAAGCTTATCAAGTTTCCACTAGATTGA
- a CDS encoding arsenate reductase family protein, whose product MALTVYEYPSCSTCKKTKKWLDEQGLSYETVHIVEQTPSKDELAALHEKSGLELKKFFNTSGKKYRELNMKERLKTASEDELLELLASEGMLVKRPIVTDGDRVTVGFKEDTFEQTWK is encoded by the coding sequence TTGGCTTTGACGGTATATGAATATCCAAGTTGTTCAACGTGCAAAAAGACAAAGAAATGGCTTGATGAGCAAGGTCTATCGTATGAAACGGTTCATATTGTAGAACAAACACCTTCAAAGGATGAGCTTGCAGCTTTACATGAAAAAAGCGGCCTTGAGCTGAAGAAATTTTTCAACACAAGTGGAAAGAAATATCGTGAGCTCAATATGAAAGAGCGATTGAAAACGGCATCTGAAGACGAACTGTTGGAGCTACTCGCTTCAGAAGGTATGCTGGTCAAGAGACCGATTGTGACAGACGGTGATCGGGTGACAGTCGGCTTTAAAGAGGACACATTCGAGCAAACTTGGAAATAG
- a CDS encoding methionine ABC transporter permease, with protein MTTLFPNVDWEDMWEATLETIYMTVISVSATFILGIILGLLLFLTEKGSLWQNKPIQTVVAAVVNIFRSIPFIILIILLVPFTTWLVGSMLGANAALPALIIGAAPFYARMVEIALREIDKGVIEAAKSMGATDMQIIYKVLLPESLPALISGITVTAIALISYTAMAGVVGAGGLGTLAFLDGFQRNQNDVTLIATIIILIIVFIIQWIGDFLTQRTDKR; from the coding sequence ATGACAACTCTATTTCCTAATGTCGATTGGGAGGATATGTGGGAAGCGACTTTAGAGACGATTTATATGACGGTCATTTCCGTCAGTGCAACATTCATACTTGGAATCATTTTGGGACTGTTGCTCTTCCTTACAGAGAAAGGAAGTCTATGGCAAAATAAACCGATTCAAACAGTGGTTGCTGCAGTCGTAAATATTTTCAGGTCTATTCCATTTATAATCTTAATTATTCTTCTTGTGCCCTTTACCACATGGCTAGTCGGTTCAATGCTTGGTGCGAATGCAGCTCTACCTGCACTGATTATCGGCGCGGCACCTTTCTATGCAAGAATGGTCGAAATTGCTCTGCGTGAAATTGATAAGGGTGTCATTGAAGCTGCTAAATCTATGGGCGCAACCGATATGCAAATCATCTATAAGGTTTTACTGCCTGAATCTTTACCCGCGTTAATATCTGGAATTACGGTAACGGCAATTGCCTTGATTTCTTATACAGCAATGGCTGGCGTGGTCGGAGCAGGTGGTCTTGGAACACTTGCCTTCCTTGATGGTTTCCAACGGAACCAGAACGACGTAACATTAATCGCTACAATTATCATTTTGATCATCGTGTTTATCATCCAATGGATTGGTGACTTTTTGACACAGCGTACAGATAAAAGATAA
- a CDS encoding toprim domain-containing protein, whose translation MDEIEKKVLIVEGKTDREKVKKLLNEPVEIICTHGTISFTKLEELINLIEDREIYILVDEDDAGHKLRKILKRELPNAQHLYTQSVYKEVAETPLMYLAKILMNANFRIDQRYLFNGGAT comes from the coding sequence ATGGATGAGATAGAGAAAAAAGTATTAATCGTCGAGGGGAAGACGGACCGTGAAAAGGTGAAAAAGCTGCTGAATGAACCTGTAGAAATCATTTGTACACATGGTACAATCAGCTTCACGAAGCTGGAAGAACTGATTAACTTGATTGAAGACAGAGAGATCTACATCCTTGTCGATGAAGATGATGCCGGTCATAAGCTGAGGAAGATTTTAAAAAGAGAGCTCCCAAATGCACAACATCTTTACACTCAGAGTGTCTATAAAGAAGTTGCAGAAACCCCGTTAATGTACCTCGCAAAAATCTTAATGAATGCAAATTTTCGAATTGATCAACGCTATTTGTTTAATGGAGGTGCAACATGA
- a CDS encoding LysE family translocator: MLATISGYIILGLSIAAPIGPINIEIIKRGLLYGFWAALLVGAGGISSDLVLMALMFFGLSHIMSIVWVKITLTMLGCIILVHSGINNLRMTRLMEDVTAPDQRSGRVKVRSYLSGLTIAASNPMNLLFWLGIYGSVLSGVLQQSNHLHAFLVSSLVFLGIGLWNLNLAFTVHFGRLLMNTRIMKVINIVASFVLIGFGFKFGWIGLQELYDLLL, encoded by the coding sequence ATGCTTGCAACGATTTCAGGTTACATCATACTTGGACTCTCCATCGCAGCACCGATTGGGCCGATCAATATTGAAATCATCAAGCGCGGTCTCTTGTATGGCTTCTGGGCAGCGTTACTCGTCGGTGCCGGGGGAATCTCCTCCGACCTTGTTCTTATGGCTCTTATGTTCTTTGGATTATCACATATCATGTCCATTGTCTGGGTGAAAATCACCCTGACAATGCTAGGTTGCATTATTCTCGTCCATTCCGGTATAAACAATCTACGAATGACTCGCCTGATGGAAGATGTGACGGCTCCTGACCAACGAAGTGGACGAGTGAAAGTCCGTTCCTACTTGTCTGGATTGACCATCGCTGCTTCTAATCCGATGAATTTGCTCTTCTGGCTTGGGATCTATGGGTCGGTTTTAAGTGGTGTGCTTCAGCAAAGCAACCACCTCCATGCCTTTTTAGTGAGCAGCCTTGTTTTCCTCGGAATCGGCTTGTGGAATTTGAATCTTGCCTTCACTGTTCATTTCGGTCGGTTGTTAATGAACACGAGGATCATGAAGGTTATAAATATTGTAGCGAGTTTTGTGTTGATCGGCTTTGGCTTCAAGTTCGGTTGGATCGGCCTCCAAGAATTGTATGATTTGCTACTTTGA
- a CDS encoding anti-sigma factor domain-containing protein encodes MKRGLIMKVSRRKAVILTKDGSFEQVRLKKGEQPEVGQEYICPADEVKTALRPNRVFLPSFSLALVAIIVFVLFAGGLPFGHQKASAAAYVSFDINPSIEVAVDEDMNIVKVRALNEDAKKLLEGTDGYEDASLLYFSQDLFGLLQEYGYFDKFDDLLIASSYKESSVSPELRKRLQGEIEQFKSFEHIQNTNIVISIMEATPDSRKKANELGLSMGKFLVYQDAAENNDSLELEDLRNFSIKEVRNLSAEISSQDPDTKESALPKVNIDDSQDETSQPPQTQKEDVKEPSMPKLKDQADTTPKKETSEISPPKKEETEDDREQEDQEEGGEDHDESEDQEERHEDEDDAEEQNEKEDDDEQKRNVSSKKPNAAAQKKDDHEDLQVKIKIHIKDLSDLKDGLDDENGKHLRIYITDIDKAK; translated from the coding sequence GTGAAGCGTGGCTTAATCATGAAAGTTTCAAGGCGAAAAGCCGTGATTTTGACAAAAGACGGCAGCTTTGAGCAGGTGAGGTTGAAAAAAGGTGAACAGCCTGAGGTTGGACAGGAATATATCTGTCCAGCTGATGAAGTGAAGACTGCCCTACGACCGAATCGTGTCTTTTTGCCCTCTTTTTCACTTGCGTTAGTTGCTATTATTGTATTTGTATTATTCGCAGGGGGCTTGCCATTCGGACATCAGAAGGCTTCTGCCGCAGCCTATGTCAGCTTTGACATCAACCCAAGTATTGAAGTAGCTGTCGACGAAGACATGAACATCGTCAAAGTCCGTGCCTTGAATGAAGATGCCAAGAAACTTCTTGAAGGGACAGACGGGTATGAAGACGCGTCCTTATTATACTTTTCACAAGATTTATTCGGGTTGCTGCAAGAATACGGATACTTTGATAAGTTTGATGATTTATTGATCGCTTCTTCCTATAAGGAATCATCGGTTTCACCAGAGTTGCGTAAACGCCTCCAAGGTGAAATTGAACAATTCAAGTCGTTTGAGCACATCCAAAACACCAATATCGTGATTTCGATTATGGAAGCGACTCCAGACTCCAGGAAGAAAGCGAATGAACTCGGGTTATCCATGGGTAAATTTCTAGTCTACCAAGATGCTGCTGAAAACAATGATTCATTAGAATTGGAAGACCTACGAAATTTTTCAATAAAAGAAGTTCGAAATCTTTCAGCTGAAATTTCATCACAAGATCCGGATACTAAAGAATCTGCATTACCAAAAGTAAACATCGATGATTCCCAGGATGAAACGTCACAGCCTCCACAAACGCAAAAGGAGGATGTGAAAGAGCCTTCGATGCCGAAGCTGAAGGATCAAGCAGATACGACTCCGAAAAAAGAAACATCCGAAATCTCTCCACCTAAGAAAGAAGAGACTGAAGACGATCGAGAGCAAGAGGATCAGGAGGAAGGCGGAGAGGATCATGACGAATCAGAGGATCAAGAAGAGCGTCATGAGGATGAAGACGATGCTGAGGAACAAAATGAAAAAGAAGATGATGATGAACAAAAGCGGAATGTAAGTTCGAAAAAACCGAACGCTGCAGCTCAAAAAAAGGATGACCATGAAGATTTGCAGGTGAAAATCAAAATTCACATCAAGGATCTTTCAGATTTAAAAGATGGATTAGATGATGAGAACGGAAAACACCTGCGAATTTATATCACAGATATCGACAAAGCAAAGTGA
- a CDS encoding DUF2553 family protein produces the protein MDHNVRRTDITDKVYGKMDQGSMSLYLNKDKIGNIRFTNQGNLYEMGEGFEFDGDKIYRQDSGSAPKAQGQQQLVDDCEFGWC, from the coding sequence ATGGACCATAACGTTCGTCGAACTGATATCACGGATAAGGTCTATGGGAAAATGGATCAAGGCTCTATGTCTCTGTACTTGAACAAAGACAAGATAGGGAATATCCGATTTACCAATCAAGGGAATTTGTATGAGATGGGAGAAGGGTTTGAATTTGATGGGGACAAGATCTACCGTCAAGATTCAGGTTCAGCTCCTAAAGCTCAAGGTCAACAACAACTCGTTGATGATTGTGAATTCGGTTGGTGTTAA
- a CDS encoding MetQ/NlpA family ABC transporter substrate-binding protein: MKKLISILTTVFILSVLAACGGGNGDKEELVVGASNVPHAEILEEAQPLLEEKGVKLKIETFQDFVVPNKALANKELDANYFQHVPYMEQQMKENESYDFVNAGGIHIEPIGVYSKEYKSLEELPQKAEIIMSNAVADHGRMLSMLESQGLITLKEGVKKSEATIKDIAENPKELKFTAEVDAGLLPKIYNNGEGDAVLINTNYAIDAGLNPKEDAIALEGSDSPYVNIIAVNKGDEEDERVKKLVEVLRSKEIQDFIKKEYKGAVVPVSE, translated from the coding sequence ATGAAGAAACTTATTTCCATTTTGACAACCGTATTTATTTTGTCCGTCCTAGCAGCTTGTGGTGGAGGCAATGGTGATAAAGAGGAACTTGTCGTAGGTGCATCCAATGTTCCTCATGCCGAAATTCTTGAAGAAGCGCAACCGTTGTTGGAAGAGAAAGGCGTTAAACTTAAAATCGAAACGTTCCAGGACTTCGTCGTTCCGAATAAAGCACTAGCGAACAAAGAACTGGATGCGAATTATTTCCAGCACGTCCCGTATATGGAACAACAAATGAAGGAAAATGAAAGCTACGATTTCGTAAATGCAGGTGGCATTCACATTGAGCCAATCGGTGTTTACTCGAAAGAATACAAAAGTCTAGAAGAACTCCCTCAGAAAGCAGAAATCATCATGAGTAATGCGGTAGCTGACCATGGTCGCATGCTTAGCATGCTTGAAAGCCAAGGCTTGATCACCCTGAAAGAAGGCGTGAAGAAGTCGGAAGCAACGATCAAGGATATCGCTGAGAATCCGAAGGAGCTTAAATTCACCGCTGAAGTAGACGCAGGACTACTGCCGAAGATCTATAATAATGGGGAAGGAGATGCCGTCCTGATCAACACGAACTATGCGATTGACGCTGGATTGAATCCAAAGGAAGATGCCATCGCCCTTGAAGGATCAGACTCCCCATATGTGAACATTATCGCGGTTAACAAAGGCGATGAAGAGGATGAAAGAGTCAAAAAGCTTGTAGAAGTGCTGCGATCTAAAGAAATTCAAGACTTCATCAAAAAAGAATATAAAGGTGCCGTTGTACCGGTCAGTGAATAA
- a CDS encoding TlpA disulfide reductase family protein, with product MTKSMGFSLRNLKTDEIVSLSDFEGKPVIIQFWVSWCPDCMRELPLLEQFYKSMRTDEIVILTIHVTGREGSDEQRDAFIQKNGITLPVLIDNGTEVYDQFDCHSVPTTILLDADHQMKARYTDKDKFQDILYGVSRLLAG from the coding sequence GTGACAAAAAGCATGGGATTCAGCTTGAGAAATCTCAAAACTGACGAGATCGTCTCATTGTCCGACTTTGAAGGTAAACCTGTCATCATTCAATTTTGGGTATCCTGGTGCCCTGATTGTATGCGTGAATTACCGTTATTGGAACAATTCTATAAATCGATGAGAACAGATGAAATTGTAATCTTGACCATTCATGTAACGGGGCGGGAAGGTAGCGATGAGCAGAGAGATGCGTTCATTCAGAAGAATGGAATCACGCTCCCAGTTTTGATTGACAATGGCACAGAGGTTTATGATCAATTTGATTGTCACTCTGTACCGACCACGATATTGTTGGATGCTGATCATCAGATGAAAGCACGCTACACAGATAAAGATAAGTTCCAGGACATTTTATATGGCGTCTCTCGACTGCTGGCTGGATAA
- the gcvH gene encoding glycine cleavage system protein GcvH: MEFPKELRYSEEHEWVKVEGNKAHIGITAFAQDELGDIVFVELPEVGDEIEVDEPFGSVESVKTVSELYAPISGKVVEINEELEDNPEFVNESPYEKAWMIVVEMSDESELENLMDSEGYQKMVSEE, from the coding sequence ATGGAATTTCCAAAGGAATTACGTTATTCAGAAGAACACGAATGGGTGAAGGTTGAAGGGAACAAAGCACATATCGGTATTACAGCGTTTGCACAGGATGAGCTGGGTGACATCGTATTCGTCGAACTTCCTGAAGTGGGTGACGAAATCGAAGTGGATGAGCCATTCGGAAGTGTAGAATCCGTTAAAACGGTATCTGAATTGTATGCGCCTATCAGCGGTAAAGTCGTTGAAATTAACGAAGAACTTGAAGACAATCCTGAATTCGTCAATGAATCTCCATATGAGAAAGCATGGATGATCGTCGTTGAAATGTCTGATGAGTCAGAGCTTGAAAATCTGATGGATTCAGAAGGATATCAGAAGATGGTCAGCGAAGAATAA
- a CDS encoding carboxymuconolactone decarboxylase family protein, whose translation MNQNESHQHPGTPTEAALMDYKHGLGVFTEKMPDIARKYNAFTESCFKAGKLTKKEKQLIALGISIYSQDEYCIIYHTKGCLDQGCTEEEILESVGVCAAFGGGAAMSQSVTLVQEAISDLSQMKH comes from the coding sequence ATGAATCAAAATGAATCTCATCAGCATCCCGGGACACCAACTGAAGCTGCGTTAATGGATTATAAACACGGTCTTGGCGTATTCACTGAAAAAATGCCCGATATTGCACGTAAATACAATGCATTTACAGAATCATGCTTCAAAGCTGGAAAGCTGACGAAAAAAGAAAAGCAGCTGATCGCTCTAGGTATCAGCATCTATTCTCAAGATGAATACTGCATCATCTACCATACAAAAGGATGCCTTGATCAAGGATGTACAGAAGAAGAAATCCTTGAATCTGTCGGTGTTTGTGCTGCCTTTGGAGGCGGGGCAGCAATGAGTCAATCAGTGACGCTTGTCCAAGAAGCGATTTCCGATTTAAGTCAGATGAAACATTAA